Genomic window (Streptococcus suis S735):
ACGAGCTAATTCTTGCTGACGTTTTTCTTCTCGTTCTGCTTTTTTCTGTGTTCGAAGCTCTGCTCTTTTTACCTGCGTCTCCACCAACTTATCTTTGGCAACCGCCAAGCCATCGGCAACATCATAAACAGACCATGGGCTTACAAAAAAGATACCAAATGCTATCACTAGAAGACCGATGAAGAAGGAACCGACATTTGCAAAGAGGAAGGAGACTGGCAGATAGAAGATACTTCCAATCATCCCTCCGCCTAGAAATGCTGTTACCTGAAACTTAGCTAGGTCTGACAAGGCCAATTTTAGAGTATGACCGAATAAGTCACTCCCTTGATAGGTCCAGTCTAAGTAAGCCTGAAATTCAATCAATAACCCGATAACAATCAGCCAGAAGCCCGATATGGTCCCTTCTCTTTCGCGTAAGACTTTGGGAATAAGAAGGTAGATAAATGCACCCACCAATAATAGATAGGCCAGACTACCAAATAATAGCCGGAAAATATTGTAGCTGGTCACTCCAAACACACCTAGGCGACTGGCTGCAAAGGCAATGAATAAAAGCCCCAATACTCGAAGGGTGATATTTTTAACACGTTCTTGCTGTGCTAATTCTGCCTTGGTTGGTCGCCTCGTAGCCTTTCCTTTTTTACTTGTCTTTCTCATAGATACCTCAACTTTCTCAATCTCTTTATTTTATCATAATCGGGAAGAATTTTCATGATAGAAAAAACCCTGCAAATACAGGGTTTCTCTTGGAGTGAAAGAATAATTTAAGAGGGCAAATAATATTATAGAGCGTTTAGAATAATCTGACCTTCTACGTAGAAGGTTGATGTCAAGGTTTCTTGACCATCGTTAATAAAGATTTCCAAACAGTTGGTGTCAACCAAGACCTCTAGCTCTGTCGCTTGAACCGTGACCGCTCGACGAACAGTTGACCATTCCTCCTCACCAACTTGCTGGATTTTGAGGTGACTACGATCAATATAGACTTCTTGTTTGGCTTTATCATAGCCAAATTGAAGATAGTCTCGGTCAGTACCCAGTTTCAAGTCTAGACTGTCGTCCAGTTTGAGGGAGAGCTTACTTGGTCCTTGAATAACTTGACCGATTTCAATGTCGTCAAAGCTGTTCAAGATACCTGCTGGCAAGACCTGCCTGAGTCCATTCTCACCTTGCTTAAGTAGACGAGGCAGGGTCATTTGACCATACCACTTATGGCCTAGGTCATTGGTTACAAGCGGACGTCCCCATGTATGCATCCAGGCAATCATGACACGTTCCCCTTCTGGACCTTCAGTCGTTTGAGCTGCATAGAAATCATGCCCATGGTCGATTTCCTTGAAGGATTCTGCCACAAAGACTTTCTTGTCCCAGTCCACATGACCCGTCACAAAGATATTGGAGTTGATATTGATAAAGTCATTCCCGTCTTTTTGGTAACGCATTGGAGAGATAATCAGGTACTCTTGACCGTCCACTTCAAAGTAGTCAGGACATTCCCAGACAAAGCCTTGGTTGGCCTCACCTTTCAAGAAGATAGACTCAAATTTCCAATCCGTCAGGTTGGGAGAGCTGAGTAAGACGATACAGCCGACATTGTCCTTGTGCTTGGTTGCGACAACAGAGTAGTAGTGACCATCTTTCTCAAAAATCTTCGGATCGCGGAAGTCATTGGCAATCACTTCTTCTGGCAGTCCATCTGCTGTTGCGACTGGATTCTGCTCGATTTTTTCAAAGTGAATACCGTCAGTCGAGAAGGCCATGTTCTGAACTTGACTAACTGTCCCGTCTTCATTGACGATGTGACCTGTGTACATGAGCCAGAGGACATCATCTTTGACAATGGCAGAGCCCGAGAAACAGCCGTCTTTATCGTAAGCTTTATCAGGAGCTAGGTCAACTGGAAGTTGTTCCCAGTTGACCAAGTCCTTACTTTTCGCATGCCCCCAGTGCATCGGTCCCCAAACACTCTCGTAAGGGTTGAATTGGTAGAACAAATGGTATTCTCCACGGAAGTAGATAAATCCATTGGGGTCGTTCATCCAGCCTGTTTCCGGTGTTAAATGGGCTTGTGGTTTGAAAATCGGATTAACGTTTCCTTTTTCTTTCTGAATAAATTGATTGGCTTCTACTACTGTTTTCACAGGCAGCCTCCTTTTGATTACTGATTTTCTTTATACTGATCATAGTATTTTTGCTTGATAGCTAACCAGTCAGAAAGACCATAGCTTTCCAATTCTTTCAAATAGCTATCCCATTCTTCTTCGATACCGCCGTTTACAATCCATTCTGCACGTTTACGGTAGATGAAGTCGTTCATATCTGCTTCAACTTGGGCAATCTTATCCAAATCTTCTTGTTCCATGAAGACGCGAGGGTAAATATCATCGTTTGTTACATAGTCAAGATAGGTTGCGTGCATCAAGTCCAAACGCCATTTAGCATCGTCTGGCATGGTTGTTACGGTTCCGTAGTATTCATCAAGAATAGCCAACGGTCCACCAACTTCTGTCTTCTGACGAAGTTCACCCGGTGCGGTACCCTCCAATGGTAGGTGTTTCAAACTATTGGTTGCTGTGTCGAGTTCAAAAATATTTTGTTGGGTTTCATCACCATAGGTACCCCAGTTGTTTTGAACAGACTGGATTGGTTTGTATTGGGCATCAATCCATTTAGCAGTCAATTCCAAGTTTTTGTTAGCTGAGGTGATAACCATGCGGTCGCGTTGGAAGCCCATACCGTTTGTACGTGTGATGTGCTTGGTTCCATCAGGACCTGCCAAGACTGGCAAGATGTCATAAGTATCGTTCATACCTGTAATGTTAGCTTTATCCCAAGTGAAGTAAACACCGTATAGATTTTCACTACCTTTGGCAATGTAAGTATTCCAATCTTGTTCAAACGCTTCCGAATCTAGAAGACCTTTTTCTTGAAGGGTACGCATGAACTCAACACCTTCTTTGTAGTCTTCGTTGTCTGCTGTAAAGTCAACGGTACCGTCATTGTTGACAACTAAGTGGTCATCGTTATCGCCTACACCAAAGGCACCAAATAGAATTTTAAAGTCCTCGTTACCTCCACCATTAATGAAGCCCATCGGAATTTCATCAGCCTTACCGTTTCCATTTGGATCCTGTGTTTTAAAGGCTTCGAGAACCTTAATCAAGTCATCTGTTGTTTTTGGCATATCAAGTCCAAGTTTGTCCAACCATTCCTTGTTAATCCAAGCAATGTCATTAACGGTATGGATAGACTCCTTGCCCTCTCCTAATTCTTCAATCCATGGGAATGAGTAGATATGACCGTCTGGTGCTGTAATCATGGAACGGTACTCTGGATTTTCATCAAGAATTTTCTTGAGGTTTGGCATATGCTTATCAATCAAGTCTTCAACTGGTACAATAACACCTTGTTTAGCCCAGTTCATCAATTCCACATCAGAAGCCCCGTCATTATGGATGGCGTCTGGCAAATCACCTGAAGCGATGTCCAAGTTCCGCTTTTCACCAAAATCAGACTGGTAGTTTGTCCAATCAATATGAACGCCAGTTTCTTCCTCTAAACGCTTGAAAATTAATTTTTCATTTGAATCGGCTGGAGCTAGAGGTGAACTAGCTGTCATAAACTTAAGTGTAACGGATTTTTCCAAAGGGAATTGAACATCTTTCAATTCATAATCAGGGCTTGAAGCAGTATTTTTTGAGCCACAAGCAGCCAATAAAACGGTACTTGCAAGAAGTGTAACAACTGTTTTTCCAAATGTGTGTTTCATCAGAAACAACCTCCTGTTTTGTTTTCTATAAAAATTTTGAACAATTTTAACCTTTTAGTGAACCAGCCATAATCCCCTTGTCAAAGTATTTCTGGAAGAATGGATACATGACAATGAGTGGCAAGCTAGAGATGACAATGGTCGCATACTTAATCATTTCTGCGATTCGTTTCATTTCATTCATGGCAGCCTGGGCACCAATCATGTCCTTAGCAGGCTCGCTTTGAATGAGGATTTTACGAAGTACTAGTTGGAGTGGCTCCAAGTCTGGGTCCTTGATGTAAATCATGGCATCAAAGTAAGAATTCCATTGACCGACAAAGGCATAGAGGAAGAGCACAAACATAATTGGCTTAGCTAGTGGAATCATGATTTTCCAGAAAATCTGAAATTCATTAGCACCGTCCATTACGGCCGCTTCTACCAACTCATCTGGCAAGCCTTGGAAATAGGTCCGTGCCAAGATGATATTCCACACATTGACTGCACCAGGAATAATAATGGCCCAGACAGTATTCAACATTCCCAAATCTTTAACCAAGAGATAGGTCGGAACAAGTCCACCACCGAAGAACATAGTGAAGACAAGGAAGGCATTGATCCATTTTTTCCCGACCAAATCTTTTTTAGAGAGTGGATAGGCAGTCATGACTGAAATAGCCACGGTCACGAAGGCAAAGGAGAAGGAATAAAAGAGGGAGTTGAAAAATCCGCGTAGGATAGACTTGTCTGAAAATACCCGTTGATAACCTTCTACTGTCCAGTCCTTTGGAT
Coding sequences:
- a CDS encoding glycoside hydrolase family 32 protein, which gives rise to MKTVVEANQFIQKEKGNVNPIFKPQAHLTPETGWMNDPNGFIYFRGEYHLFYQFNPYESVWGPMHWGHAKSKDLVNWEQLPVDLAPDKAYDKDGCFSGSAIVKDDVLWLMYTGHIVNEDGTVSQVQNMAFSTDGIHFEKIEQNPVATADGLPEEVIANDFRDPKIFEKDGHYYSVVATKHKDNVGCIVLLSSPNLTDWKFESIFLKGEANQGFVWECPDYFEVDGQEYLIISPMRYQKDGNDFININSNIFVTGHVDWDKKVFVAESFKEIDHGHDFYAAQTTEGPEGERVMIAWMHTWGRPLVTNDLGHKWYGQMTLPRLLKQGENGLRQVLPAGILNSFDDIEIGQVIQGPSKLSLKLDDSLDLKLGTDRDYLQFGYDKAKQEVYIDRSHLKIQQVGEEEWSTVRRAVTVQATELEVLVDTNCLEIFINDGQETLTSTFYVEGQIILNAL
- a CDS encoding ABC transporter substrate-binding protein; this encodes MKHTFGKTVVTLLASTVLLAACGSKNTASSPDYELKDVQFPLEKSVTLKFMTASSPLAPADSNEKLIFKRLEEETGVHIDWTNYQSDFGEKRNLDIASGDLPDAIHNDGASDVELMNWAKQGVIVPVEDLIDKHMPNLKKILDENPEYRSMITAPDGHIYSFPWIEELGEGKESIHTVNDIAWINKEWLDKLGLDMPKTTDDLIKVLEAFKTQDPNGNGKADEIPMGFINGGGNEDFKILFGAFGVGDNDDHLVVNNDGTVDFTADNEDYKEGVEFMRTLQEKGLLDSEAFEQDWNTYIAKGSENLYGVYFTWDKANITGMNDTYDILPVLAGPDGTKHITRTNGMGFQRDRMVITSANKNLELTAKWIDAQYKPIQSVQNNWGTYGDETQQNIFELDTATNSLKHLPLEGTAPGELRQKTEVGGPLAILDEYYGTVTTMPDDAKWRLDLMHATYLDYVTNDDIYPRVFMEQEDLDKIAQVEADMNDFIYRKRAEWIVNGGIEEEWDSYLKELESYGLSDWLAIKQKYYDQYKENQ
- a CDS encoding carbohydrate ABC transporter permease, with the translated sequence MNTQMYTKFDKRMLVVNKILLAFLVLITVVPMVYILVASFMDPQALLSKGISFDPKDWTVEGYQRVFSDKSILRGFFNSLFYSFSFAFVTVAISVMTAYPLSKKDLVGKKWINAFLVFTMFFGGGLVPTYLLVKDLGMLNTVWAIIIPGAVNVWNIILARTYFQGLPDELVEAAVMDGANEFQIFWKIMIPLAKPIMFVLFLYAFVGQWNSYFDAMIYIKDPDLEPLQLVLRKILIQSEPAKDMIGAQAAMNEMKRIAEMIKYATIVISSLPLIVMYPFFQKYFDKGIMAGSLKG